Within Lolium rigidum isolate FL_2022 chromosome 5, APGP_CSIRO_Lrig_0.1, whole genome shotgun sequence, the genomic segment ATAACAGAAAGACAAAGCACTGGAGTCTCGCCGTCATATACAAGGGAGTTGACCAAAATGCCACTATTCTCCATCTTGATTCATTCAATACTCATGACAGTGAACAAATTTTCACAAACCTTACACAGTAAGTAGTCTCGGTATTCAATATGTAATAGTAAATGTGCAATTTGGTGTAGATGTACTACTTTCAAAACTTGGTAATCTTCTGCAGATATATGCGGCATGTGCTTGAGATCAAGGGTGGTATCGACACAAAAAAGTTAAAGGTAACTCAGATGGTTTCACTGCCAGCATATGTTACACAGCCTCTTACAGTCTTTTGCCCTGCTAGGTTCCACAACAGAATCAAGATTCTAAATTAGACTGTGGCCTATTTATGTTGTACAGCATCAACAAACTCATCAAGGAGAACGGGTGCTGGCAACAGGTTAGCCAAACATCAACGAGAATTTCTTTTGACATTGCGGGGGATTCCTGAAAAATGGATATGCTTCTAAATTCTCATTTGTTCACCCCTACTTTCGATGTAGATTGATGAAAGTTGGTATGAACCTGAAGCTGCCTCTGCATGGAGAAACATTATAACAGCGTGGATTCATGAGAACAAAATGAGGGGCTTTGAATATACCAGCTGCAGTAATGCAGAAAAGTGGGTAGGGAGCTTGATCAACCAATAAGAGAGCATGGTCATTTGTGGGTGAAACCTGAACTTGGTGTTTGATATGTGTGTGCGCTTGGGAACTCCCAATTTATGTGATGTAATGTCTGAATGTAATCTGCCTACCATGTGTGTGTTAAACATTTGCAATTACTCTATTTGTGGCCGAGTGCCCAGGGATCAGAGTGAAAAAATATTGTTGACGAGTGCACATTAAGTGACTGAAAAAATAAAACCTTCTCTGAATCTGGTTTTGTGTTGGTTAATTCTGATGCAGCTCTGTTTCGAGGAGCGGGTGTTGTTATGCGGAATCACCTGGGTATCTGCATTGGTGCATGTCGCCAGCATCTCCAGTGGTGCATTCGAAGCTCTTGCTCTCTGCCAATCGGTTTCGCTGGCTCAAAAGAAAAACTTCGACAAGGTGATTTTCGCATCAGATTGCCTCTCGTTGATTCAACGCCTTAACTCGTCGACTTTGGATCACTCCTCTGTGGGTATCCTGGCTGGTGAAATCAAGTCGTCGACGTCTTGAGGTTAGGAGGATGAATGATATTTGTTTGAACATTATGGCTATCCGATACAATATAGAAAAAAATAAATGGTTTTCGGCAGGGTCTAGCACATAGTTAACAAACAAACACAAATACAAAGCCAAATAACTGACAAAGTACTAGGGTAGGTTTGGGGCCATTACATAGACTGATTGCATTAATCTCAAAACATAGATGTAGGGCTAAACaatatgaaaatgaacttatgtcACAGAAGGGTGAGAAACACTTCCATTTTGAGCTAAGATAGTTCTTTGCAGAAATAAATCACTCTTTGATGAACTTGTCGATCAGGACCTTTTGGATGTGCGGGTACACACCTCCAACAGGGATGGTAGCCGTGATGAGCTTTTGGAGCTCTGTATCGCCACTGATGGCCAGCTGAATATGGCGAGGCTTGATACGTTTCACCTTATGTTCCTTGATAACATTTCCAGCCACCTCTAGAACATCAGCTATCATAAAGTCCAGGACGGCAGCCATGTAGACCGCCGCATTAGTACTAACGCGGCTGAGTCCCCATGTTAGATACGGCCAACAGGGAACTGCAATATAGCATAACAAAAATAATAGAGATCATCACTCGCAGTTCAATATGATACAGAAATAGTTTAGCACTTTGGCTTCGGCATGGCAAAGCGAGCGAGCTCACCTGCAGGCATGCGCGGGACGAACGGGAGATGCGTGTGGTCTTCTTTCCTGTATCGTTCTATGTCATCTTGTCCAGGAACAAGAGCTTGCCTGCCTTCCGCGCCATCTCTCCTCCGTTTCAAACTCGATCAAACGAATCCAACGAGACGGGCACCGAGTCACTGCAGATCGGGAGGCAAATCGGTCTTACTTAAAGGAGTCGAAGACCTCCGCTATCCCTCCACCTCCCTTCGCTGTACACGAGGAAGTGGTGAGGCTTTGGCATGGCCGCAGGAATTTAGTGCACATGGGTGCTAGtgccataatttttgaaaacacgaaagtgtgagattttaaaattttcaaaaaactgAAAGTGGAGGGGGCACTGGCACCCATGTGCACTAAATTCCTGCGGCCATGCCAAGAGCCTCACCACTTCCTCGTGTACACAGAAGGGAGGTGGAGGGATAGCGGAGGTCTTCGACTCCTTTAAATAAGACCGATTTGCCTCCCGATCTGCAGTGACTCGGTGCCCGTCTCGTTGGATTCGCTTGATCGAGTTTGAAACGGAGGAGAGATGGCGCGGAAGGCAGGCAAGCTCTTGCTCCTGGACAAGACGACACCGGAAAGAAGACCACACGCATCTCCTGTTCGTCCCGCGCAGGCATGCAGGTGAGCTCGCTCGTTTTGCCATGCCGAAGCCAAAGTGCTAAACTATTTCGGTATCATATTGAACTGCGAGTGATGATCTCAATTATTTTTGTTATGCTATATTGCAGTTCCCTGTTGGCCGTATCCATCGTTACCTGAAGAACATGGGGACTCGCCGTGTTAGTACTAATACGGCTGTCTACATGGCTGCCGTCCTGGAGTTTCTGGCAGCTGATATTCTGGAGGTGGCTGGAAATGTTATTAAGGAACATAAGGTGAAGCGTATCAAGCCTCGCCATATTCAGCTGACCATCAGTGGCGATACAGAGCTCCAAAAGCTCATCACGGCTACCATCCCTGGTGGAGGTGTGTACCCGCACATCCAGAAGGTCCTGATCGACAAGTTCATCAAAGAGTGATTTATTTCTGCAAAGAACTATCTTAGCTCAAAATGGAAGTGTTTCTCACCCTTGTGTGACATAAGGTCATTTTCATATTGTTTAGCCCTACATCTATGTTTCGAGATTAATTCAATCAGTCTATGTAATGGCCCCAAACCTACCCTAGTACTTTATCAGTTATTTGGCATTGTATTTGTGTTTGTTTgttaacttttttttttcgatacggggagaaaaccccagcctctgcatcaatagatgcacacagctaTTTTTATTACGAAGTTATCAGGTTTAGAGTTTACAGCTCAAGGATCACAAAGTGTGGATACATAAATCAGCCAGcggaataaaaagaaaacaagtcgcctatgcatcttgtattcgtctaGTAAGCCGCCAGCCAACCTGGTTGAAGATATCCCGTGCAACCGTCTCCGGACGGGTGCATCCGGAATCCATATGTGCCCGTTGCGCCTCCGGCAACAGGAAAGACCACTCGTGGATCCAATGAGTAGCCATACGGATAACCTGTAAAAAATTAGCGAGTTCCTTTCTTGTTAAAGATTATATCATTTACTGCAATTCCATAAAGACCATACAATAGCACAAGTTCCAACTCGAATTCGTGCCTTTGTATCTTTGTCAatcccattcaaccaattaccaaacatatttgtacaATTAGTTGGTGGGAcaatattaaaagtaaaatgaaCTACTCTCCAAACAAGACGAGCAAAGGGACAATCAAAAAATAAATGGTTAATGGattcctcatgatcacaaaaGCGCATTTTTTACAACCATGCCAATTCCGTTttgacaaattatcttttgtaagaATCACTTTTTGTTGAAGGAACCACAAAAAATTCTAATCTTTAGTGGTACCTTAAGCTTCCATATATACTTCTTCAAATAGACCGTATGTCCATTCATAATATCCGTATACATAGACTTGACGAGAGAAAGAGCCGGAATCGAAAGCTTCCAAACAAACTTATCCTCTTCATCATTCAAATTAATAGATAAAAGACGCTGAACCAAATGGATCCACGCATCCCATTTAGCATCGAGATAAAATCCTTCGAACTCAACATTTAGAGGATTATTTGCTAACACATCAGACACCAAGACATTTCTTCGGCGAACAATAGAATACAACGAAGGATATTGATCAGCCAGAGGAGTTTGGCCCAACCAAGTATCCTCCCAAAATTTGGTTAAATGGCCATTTCCAATAACAAAAGAGCCTCTCTCGAAGAAGTCATCTTTCACTCTCATTAAGCCCTTCCAAAAAGGGGAGTCTGTCGGCCTCGCCGTCACTTGTGACAACGTTTTATTGTAAAGGTACTTTTTTCGCAAGCAGTTCTTGCCACACACCATCTTCATTAAGTAATTTGAAAAGCCATTTGCTTAATAAACACCTATTTTTTATCTCAAGTACCTCAATACCTAGCCCCCCTTGATCCTTTGGTCGACAAATAATATTCCACTTGGTCAATCGGTATTTTCGCTTAGACTAGATCACTTTGCCGGAAAAACGAGACCGGTAAAAATCCAACCTTTTCAATACCCCTTTAGGTGTTTCAAGGAAAGATAGCATGAACATAGGTAAACTTGTCAAAACCGAATTTATAAGGATTAGCCTATCTCCATATGAGAGTAGCTTGCCTTGCCAGCAACCAAGTTTCTTTTCAAACCTGTCCTCTCTCGGGTTCCATTCTTTATTCAAAAGCCTCCTATAGTGAATTGGTATGCCTAAGTATTTAAAAGGTAGGGAGCCGGCCTCACACCCAAAAATACTTTTATACTTGATCCACCTCATCTTCCGCCTTGCCAAAACAAAATATCTCACTTTTGTGGAAATTTATTTTCAATCCGGACAACTGTTCAAAGATACAAAGAATTAGTTTCATGTTCACTGCCTTGTCGAGGTTGTGCTCCATGAATAATattgtatcatccgcatattgaaGAATGGAAACCCCACCCTCAACTAGATGAGGAATAAGGCTGCCAACTTGCCCATCCTCTTTAGCCCGTGCTATGAGGTTGGCTAACATATCAACAATAATGTTAAATAAAAGAGGGGATAGGGGGTCTCCCGGCGAAGGCCCTTTTTGTCTGAAAGTAGTGGCCAATGTCGTCATTGACTTTAACACCTACAGAACCCCCTCCACAAAATTTGTGATGAGGTCACACCACTTTTGGTCAAAACCTTTCATACGCAAAGTTTGTTGGAGAAAAGACCACTTCACTTTAACgtaagccttttcaaagtctattttaaacaagaccccatccattttcttccgaTGAAGCTCATGGATCGTCTCATGCAAAACCACTACACCCTCAAGAATGTGCCGGCCAGGCATAAACGCTGTTTGGGAAGGTCTAATAACATTGTGAGCTATCCCGGTTACCCGATTAGTCCCCACctttgtgaaaattttgaaactcaCATTTAGCAAACATATGGGTCTGTATTGCTGAATCTGTACCGCATCTTCTCTTTTTGGTAACAGAGTAATCACCCCAAAATTTAGTTTGTACAGCGGCAAGACACCTTGTTGCAGCTGTGTAAACATAGCCATAATATCACCCTTAATAGTGTTCCAGAAAATTTTATAGAATTCAGCAGGGAACCCGTCAGGTCCCTGTAATATCCCAAATTTTTGGAGCTAATCTTTTGTGCTTACTCAATTATTTTGTATAGGCTTTTTGGAATGGTTGGTTAGAGaagaggaaaacaaaaaaaaaaaaaacgtgtgTAGTAGTGCTTGAGCTCAAGACCTGTTGTTCTAAAACCTGTAGCTTTAACCATCTTAACTCATCGTGTTTCTAGTATAGAACCATCATCTTTTATTTTTTTGTGGCGTCTTCAGTACGGGAGGTAGAGAAATcatgggctgggctgggctttCTGAACGAGAGTCAGACACATTTTGTGGTCGCCCTGCCCTGTATACGAGGTCgtattggccgccgccgccgccgccactgttTTACCCTAGATTATTTTCTAGCGTTTTTGCCCCAGGCGCCGCCGCTGTGTCCTCCCGTTTGGCGACGTCGCCGCCATCAGTTGTCGCTGCCCCTGCAATACCTGCGAGGCTTTGCCGCTGCTCTTGAAGGTTCGTCTTCATCAAGCAGTTTCGTCGGTCGATAGTCAGGCAATCACCTCGGTTTTGGTTAGTCCCCATTCGTTTGCAGCATCTTACTCCTTAGCAATTTGTTTGTAGTAGTGTGCGTGGTTGGACTTGAAAAGAATCATGTTTTGTAACGTCTTTTAACCTGCAACTTTGGATTGGAAAGTAGGACAGCAGTCTCGTTTCAGTTTTGTGGGTTCTGTACCTGCAGCAGCTATTTGTATTTCTTTCGTATTCAGCCATTCCTAGCTCCTTGATGCTTTACGGTGGAAAGCTACTTGGGCTGTATCTAGTCATCTCGAGTTTCTGTTGCCTGCAAGTCTGCGGCTGTAGAGTTTTGATTAGGTTGATCTAGAATAAAATTCAGTTAACTGCGTTACTGTCCACGATTTAGTTAAATCCATCTATGGATTTGGTACTTGAAGTTTTTTCAGTTTTTCACTAGCGTTGGAGGAATTTTTAAGGGATTAAAGCTACAGGGATATTAGAAAGCTAGCTTAGTCCTTCCTAGTTTTCTTGACTGGAGCATACTGTGAGACAGACACTTGTTCTGGGTCATGTATTTGGTACTTTTGTGTAGCTCCAGGTCTGATCGTAATCAACTAGGTGATGTTTTAGACAGTTTAATTGCTGCGGTTTCCTGTTAGTAAGCCGTGGAAAAATAAATTGATAGGCTGTGTATGTGTACGTGAGATGAACTGCCAGTTTATTTCTTTGCTTTACACTAGCAGAGAATACATTTTCGCTGTGACAatacaaaaaggaaaagaaagtgcCAGTAGCCAGTAGTAGATATCTCTTTGACCACCTATTAATTCAGTCGGTTGTTTCTCGGAGTAATTTTGTAATGTACAGTAAATATAAGTGGGTTGCTTGCGCATAGGAGCGATGCTATTCTTGTTTGTATGCTTTTCAAGTGATGATGTGTATTGAGTGTGATATATATGTTTCTATAACAGGTGTTGGTACTTCCGGTTCGGAATCCTACAATCAACAGTTTATGCCCCGCGGTTGAGGCAAGTTCATGACGGATAGTGAATTTTGCATATCTCTATTCACTCGGTTTTTTATTTAATGTTTATGATCTGATCATGatgcaaatgataatgatgatgatgacccatGCCTATTATGCATACTTGCATACTCATGATGACAATGATGATAAGGTGACCCACTTTGGTGGGCACAATGCGACCTTCATTGATGGGTTGCGACCCACTTTGGAGGCACCCTCCACTAGTTGGAGTGAGTAGATGCCGACGGGTGTCTACTCAAGCGATACCGGTATCCGCGATGTGATGTGATGAGCATATAGGCATGTAGGACATCATAATATGTTCTAATGGAATAATGATGGCTAATGATGTGTTGGTGTTTCGATTTATGTAAGGTTTACTATCTGATTGTGAACTTGTTGAGTCTTTGTACTCACCCTTGTCGTTTCTATGTTTTTAGGTAATCCTTGAGGACGTCATGCATGGGGAGTTTTGGGAGTAGTACCTTCACCAACGTCACCTCACGTTTCACACTTGATTCATCTATTTGTTGGAACCCAGAATTGGATAGCTTGAGTCTATTATGTCATTTTTGGTCATGGAGTCTTGTGGAAGTTTGTCTCTTAAATTGCTGTTGGTTTTACACATTGGTTATGGCAATTGGTATTACGTGCAGATGTTAGTTTCTTTACATGTATTCGGAGGTTTGTTTATGACCGAACGTGGTGCTAGTTTTGCTGGTGATATAACTTGCCTTTATATGTACTTGCTCGTTTCCGATGTCTTGAAAAAACAAAGGAGGCTCTGTCGAATTTTTCCTAAAATGTCTTAGCAATTTTCTGCTTGTAACGTATGTAGTAACATCTCAGGTGCTATtttaacttgggatgttacagttggtatcagagcgggCTTTAGGTCCGTGGTATGTAAATAAAATAAACAAACTTAAAACTTGACACACTAGTGCACAGTAGGTTGGGTTGGGCCATGCATTGCATTTACGCTTTTGTTTTATTCTTTtactttgataaggtttatgcccTTAATTATTTGAATGGTTGGCTGATAATTGATAATATGATGTATAGTTATGCCGCCGAGAGCTAGAGGTCGCGCTCGTGGTCGCAATGCCCGTGGCCGCAATGCCCGTGGTCGCGGAGGCCACAATAACCATGGCGAGGAGTCTGATGCAGAGGTTGAAAATAGTCATCATGATGGAGGCAATTCTGGTAATAATGATGGACATGTTGGCCAAGAGACTACTTTGAAAAACTGGTTGGAACTAAAGGCTGGGGATTTCCATGGGAACGGGACACCGATGGATGCATCGTCTTGGCTGAGTACCATGGAGAAGTATATGGCTGCTATGGAGTTGCCGTCGCACAAGCGAGTTCTCTTTGTGGCTTTCAACCTTAAGGGTCTTGCTGATGCGTGGTGGACGGGAGTTCGTGATGCATATGTTCCTGTTCatggggagcccacttgggctgtTTTTGTGCGACGAGTTCAGCGACAAGTATTATCCACAATCATTCAAGGATGAAATGTCAGAGAAATTGAAGAACATTAAGCAAGAAAAGCTATCTGTGGATGAGTATGAGGCTGAGTTTAGCAAGATGGTTCTCTTTGTTGATCGTGTGAGGCATGATGAGGCAGAGAAAGCTAGGGCATTTTTCCGAGGACTTAATTCTAGATACAGAGAGGTGATGGGAGCGAGGCCTCCGAATGATTACATGTCCATGGTTCAGCAGGCTAGAGGAATGGAGTTGGAAGTTCGACTCACTGCCATGGAGGATGGTCGTACAGGAGGTTCTAGTGGCACGAGGTGGTGATCATAAGGGAAATCACCGCGGCGGTAGTGGGTCTACTCGGCGACCCCCTTTCAAGAAGTTCAAGGGAAATCACCGTCCGCAACAAACAACAAAGTTCAAACAATCCAATTCTCAATCTTCTTCGATGCCACGCTCTTCTTCATCCACTCCATCCTTTCGTCCGATGCACTGGGCAGGGCATGATATGTTTCAAATGTGGCGAGGGACACCGTGCTTCTGAGTGCGCCTGGACTGGAGAATGTTATCACTGTGGTAAGCCAGGTCATATGGGACGTGTTTGTCGTGAAAACCCCGCTAGCATTATTAAATGGGAGAGGACATCTGCTGGCTCTACCACCACGTCATCTCGAGGGTGCAGTAAACATGTTAGCTGCTGCTCCCACTCCTACTCCACAGTTTCCTCCAGCTTATGCACCACCCCCTGGTTATGTGTGGCAAGCTGTTCCGCTTGTGTCAACTCAGCATCCTACACCGTCTGCTCCGCTTCAGTTACCTGCACCACCTCACCATAGTGTTGGGACCCCCTCTGCTCCGCCACAACCTGGGGTCTACGCCATGCCGACTAGTGCTTCTTTCGGGCGTCCAGATGTCATGACAGGTACACTTCCGGTTGATTCTCTTGATGCACTAGTTCTCTTTGATTCTGGAGCTACTTATTCATTCGTCTCGCTAGAGTTTGCAAATAAGGCCAATTTATCCCGACAACAGATTGGACAGTCAGTTGTCGTTAGTTCTCCTGGCGGTCTGATTTCGTCTTCCATAGTTTGTCCTGGTTGTGTGATATCTATAGATGATCAAGACTTTGTAGCTAATCTTATAGTCATTCCGTTGAAGCCCTTTGATGTTATTCTTGGCATGGATTGGCTACATCGCTACCGAGCCGTGTTATCGTGTTTTTGGAAGACTTGTCTCACTTCAAGCCCCATCCGGAGAGGAGTTGATCTTTCGGGGAAATGCCCCTCCACACTCTCTATTCGTCTTGGCTAGCTTATTTCCGGGCGGCGAGTTGTCAAGACAGGGGTTTCTTTTGGCTCTTGCTGAGACGTCgagtactacaaaattaattgaaGCTATTCCAGTGGTACGAGATTACCCAGATGTATTCCCTGATGAGCTGCCGGGTATGCCACCAGAGCGGGATGTGGAGTTCCGTATTGATCTTATTCCTGGAACTCGACCTATCTCTATGTCTCCTTATCGGTTGTCACGACCATTTCAAGAGGAACTGAAGAAACAATTGGATGATTTGTTAGCCAAGGGTTTGATACGGCGAAGTGTCTCACCTTGGGGGGCACCCGTTATGTTTACTGCCAAGAGGGATGGTAGTTGGAGAAAGTGTGTAGATTATCGTGGTCTTAATGCGgtgaccatcaagaacaagtatccattgCCCCGCATCGAGGACTTGTTTGATCAGCTGAATGGAGCTAAGGtgttctccaagattgatctccAGTCTGGCTATAATCAAATTCGTGTGCGGGAACAGGATATTGAGAAGACCGCCTTCTCTACCAAGTACGGGCATTATGAATATAAGGTTATGTcttttggactaaccaatgcccctGCAATATTTATGGAGACAATGAACAATATGCTACACCGTTTTCTTGATAACTTTGTGGTAGTGTTTATTGATGATATCCTCATATATTCGAAGACAGAAGAAGAGCATGAGCGTCATTTGAGACTTGTGCTTGAGACTTTGAGGAAGAATAGTTTTTATGCGAAGCTAAagaaatgtgaattttggcttTCAGAGGTGGCTTTCCTTGGTCACGTAATTAACCATCAAGGCATCATGGTAGATCCTAGCAAGGTTTCTACAATTTTGGACTGGCCGAGACCATCCAATGTAAAGGAAGTAAGAAGTTTCCTAGGATTGGCGGGTTACTATAGGaagtttgtgaaggatttttctaTTATCGCCAAGCCAATGACAAAGCTAACCCAAAAGGATGTGAAATTCCAATGGACTAATGAATGTGAGAATAGCTTCTCTACTCTCAAGAATAGTTTGGTGACTTCTCCAATTCTTACCCTTCTCGAGCCGGGTAAGCGCTTCACGATCTACTCGGATGCTTCTCTAATTGGACTTGGGTGTGTACTCGATGCAAGATGGTAAGGTTATTGCTTATGCCTCTAGGCAAGCGAAAAAGCACGAGCGGAACTATCCTACTCATGACCTAGAACTTGCGACTGTGGTCTTTGCACTCAAGATTTGGAGgcattatctttatggagagtctTGTGATATTTTtactgatcataagagtctcaaatatcTCTTCACACAAAAGGAATTAAACTTGAGACAAAGACGGTGGCTAGAACTGATAAAGGACTATGATTTGACTATCCAGTACAACCCAGGGAGAGCGAATGTGGTTGCAGATGCCCTTAGCCGCAAATCTGTACCTCCTACTGTAGATTGTCTAGTTGCTGATTTTGAACGGATGGACATCTCATATTGTTTTGCTGGAGTAGCCAACGAGGAAACACAATTCATCCTTCAATCAGCTATTCCAGATAGAGTGAGAGAAGCACAACAAAGTGATCGAATGCTACAACAAGTGCGTGCACGCATTTTAGAAGGTAGAATTGGTGAATTCACTATTGATGGGACCGGGGCTGTCCGGTTTCATGGTCGTCTTTGTGTGCCACAAAAGTCTCAGGTGAAGGAGGACATTCTAAGGGAGGCACATCGTACCCCTTACACCGTCCATCCCGGAGAGAcaaagatgtatcaagacctgaaaaAGATTTACTGGTGGAAACGAATGAAAGTTGATGTGGCCAAGTATGTCTCCACTTGTGGAGTTTGCCGACGAGTAAAAGCCGGGCATAAGAGGCCGACGGGACTATTGCAGTCTTTAGAGGTTCCGAAATGGCCCTGGGATGACATTGCCATGGATTTTGTTGTTGGCTTACCTCGTACACGGAGAGGGAAGGATGCAGTTTGGGTGGTCGTGGATCGACTTAGCAAGGTCGCTCATTTTATTCCTATCCGCACCACTGACTCTGCAAGTGACTTAGCACCAGTATATGTACGGGAGATTGTGAGGTTGCATGGGGTTCCTAAAACCATTACCTCTGATAGGGATGCTAAGTTTGTATCAAAGTTCTGGGAGAGCTTGCAAAGTGCCTTGGGAACGCAATTGAGACTTAGCACGGCGTTTCATCCCCAGACAGATGGCCAATCAGAGCGTACTATCCAGACACTCGAAGATATGTTAAGGTGTTGTGTCCTCTCTTGGCAAGGGAGTTGGGAGGATCACTTGCCActtgtggagtttgcttataatAACAGTTATCAGGCTAGCATACGGATGGCACCCTACGAGGCcttgtatggaagaaagtgtaggtCTCCACTATGTTGGGATGCCGTGGGCGAGAAGGCGGTGTTAGGACCAGATTGGGTTCAGCAAGCCACGGAGAGGGTAGCAGAGATTAGACAGAATATGTTGGCAGCACAAAGcaggcaaaagagttatgctgatTCCAAGAGGTCGAATGTTGAGTTTCAGGTTGGTGAGGAAGTACTCTTAAGGGTGTCACCCACTAAAGGGGTTATAAGATTTAATATCAAAGGAAAGCTCAGTCCGCGGTACATAGGACCTTTCATGATAGTGGCACGAGTAGGAAAGCTAGCC encodes:
- the LOC124656670 gene encoding histone H2A.V-like, with amino-acid sequence MRVVFFPVSFYVILSRNKSLPAFRAISPPFQTRSNESNETGTESLQIGRDGAEGRQALAPGQDDTGKKTTRISCSSRAGMQFPVGRIHRYLKNMGTRRVSTNTAVYMAAVLEFLAADILEVAGNVIKEHKVKRIKPRHIQLTISGDTELQKLITATIPGGGVYPHIQKVLIDKFIKE